A window of Nonomuraea angiospora genomic DNA:
CCGCGGCCTCCGGCACCCATGCCATGCAGTGGCTGTTACGCCACGCCCCGGGTCTGGACGCCGTCTTCGTCGCCTCCGACCTGATGGCGGCAGGGGCGATCCAGGCCCTGCGCAGGGCCGGGCGCAAGGTGCCGGCGGACGTGGCGGTGATCGGGTTCGATGACGCCCCGGTCGCCAGGCACACCGTCCCGGCCCTGACCACCATCCGCCAGCCCGTCGAGGAGCTCGCCACCGTCGCCACCCGGCTGCTCCTGACGGGGGCCGCGGGGATCGACCCCGTACTCCCTACGGAACTGGTCGTCCGTGAGTCGGCTTGAGCCGGGGGACATACTGGCCCGCAGGTATCTGTTGCTGGATCCGCTGGCCCGGGGGGGCATGTCGGTCATCTGGCGTGCCTTCGACCAGTCGCTGCACCGGATGATCGCCGTCAAGGTGCTCACCGCCTCACTTCATGCCGGCGGCGGCGAGCGCATCAGCGCCCGCAGCGAGGCGCGCGCCGCCGCCCGGTTCATCCATCCCGACTCCATCGACATCTACGACTACGGCGAGACCGTCACCACGAACGGCGGTGTGGCCGCCTACGTGGTGATGCCGCTGCTCGACGGCACGCCGCTGGCCGAGCGCATCGAGCAGGGGCCGCTGCCGTGGACCGAGGCGGCGGCCATCGCGCTGCGGCTGGCCCGGGTCCTGATGGCCGGGCACGCCCGCGGCCTGGTCCACCGGGACGTCACGGCCGAGAACGTGCTGCTCACCGCCGACGGGCCCAAGCTGCTCGACTTCGGCATCGCGGCCTGGGCCGGGGACCCCGACGACGGCCGCGGCACCCCTCCCTACGTCGCCCCGGAACGGCTGCTCGGCGCGCCGACCCATCCCGCGGTCGACGTGTACGCCCTCGGCGTGCTGCTGCACACCATGCTCACCGGGCGGACGCCGTACCCGGAGACGACGTGGGAGGAGATCGAGGCGGCGCGCAGGACGTATCCACCGCCCCGCGTCGCCGGCGTGCCGTACTCCCTGGCCTCGCTCTGCCAGCGCTGCCTGGCGGACCGGCCGGACCGGCGGCCGACCGCGGCCGAGATCGTCTCGGCGCTGACCTCCGCGCTGGGCGCGGCGAGCCTCGGGCGGCATGTCCGCCGCGGCCTCACGGTCGCCGGTTCGGCGGCCGTCGCGCTCTCGGCCCTGCTGTGGTTCCAGCAGACGGGGCTCCAGCAGCAGCCGCCGCCGAGGCCGCAGCCGGAGGTGGCGGTCAGGACGTCGCCGACCGCCAAGCTGCTCGAGAGCACGCCGGCCTCGGCGATCAGCGTCGAGCAGGCCGTGGACGGCTTCAACACGGTGCTGGAGGCCAGGACGCCGTGCGGCGCGACCGACGCGGACGTGGTGCTGGACCTCAAACAGGTGCTGCGCGGCGCGGTGGGGCCGCACGGCCCGACGGTGTCGAGGACGGACAACCTGCGCCAGAAGCTGTCCGTCCGCTTCGGTGAGGGGCGGCTCGCACCCGCCTGCCTGAGCGAGCTGCAGGCCAGGCTCGACGACATCGACGCCGCGCTCGACCGGGATTGAGGAGGGGTACGGCAGCACCCGCCGTACCCCTCTAAGACGCGGTCCGTACCCCTCGCAAAGCACGCCGCGTGCCACATCCCCTGATGGGAGCGCTCCCAGAGTAGCGCCTGCACCGGCTATGACCAAGATCGAATGAAAGTTTCACGGCCCGTTGTCGATGTCGTGCGGGGCGTGATTCAATGCGCTGGCCGGGCGGGCCGCTCGTGGGCAGGTTTCCTCAGTCGTCAGCGCAAGGGAATCCCCATGAGGTTATTCAAGTCGGCGGCGATCACCGCCGTCATGGTTCTGATCACGTCTGTCCTGATGGTGCCCACGCAGGCACTGGCGCACGGGGTGTCGATGTTCCCCGCGGCGCGGACGTTCCTGTGCTGGCAGGACGGCCTGCGGGAGAACGGCCAGATCATCCCCTACAACCCCGCGTGCGCGGCGGCCGTCGCGCAGAGCGGCACGACCCCGCTGTACAACTGGTTCGCGGTGCTGCGCTCCGACGGCGGGGGCAGGACCACCGGGTTCATCCCCGACGGGCAGCTCTGCAGCGGCGGCACCGGCGGTCCCTACGACTTCTCCGCCTACAACGCGGTGCGCAGCGACTGGCCGCTGACGCACCTGACCTCGGGCGCCACCATCCAGATGCGGCACAGCAACTGGGCCAAGCACCCCGGCGCCTTCAACTACTACATCACCAAGAACGGCTGGAACCCCAACGGGCCGCTGAAGTGGTCCGACCTGGAGCCGTTCGGCAGCGCCACCAACCCGCCCGACACCGGCCCCGCCGGCGCGCTCAACTACTACTACTGGAACGCCCAGCTCCCGTCCGGCAAGACCGGCCGGCACATCATCTACACGATGTGGGTGCGCTCCGACAGCAACGAGAACTTCTACAGCTGCTCCGACGTCGTCTTCGACGGCGGCAACGGCGAGGTCACCGGTGTCGGCCCGGGCCAGAGCACGCCCACCGCCACCCCGACCGTGACCCCGACGGTGACGCCCACGGCCAACCCGGGCGCCTGCACCGCCACGTGGAAGGCCACGGACACCGGCTGGGCCGGCCACTTCCAGGGCGAGGTGACCGTGAAGAACACGAGCGCCTCCTCCATCAACGGCTGGACGGTCAAGTGGGCCTACTCCGGCGGCCAGGGCTTCGACGGCTCGCCGTGGAACGGCGTGCTGTCCGGGCAGCCGCCCAACGTGGCGGTCAAGAACGCCGCCTACAACGGGCAGCTCGCGCCGAACGCGACCACCACGTTCGGCTTCAACGCCACCGGTTCGATCCCCAACCCGGCCCCGGCCCTGACCTGCACCAGCCCGTGATCAAGTCACGTCGCGGGCTTGCCGCGGCACTCGTCACCCTGGCCAGCCTGACCCTGGCCGGGGTGATGTTTTTCGCCGCCCGCCAGCCGTCCTCCCAGCTGAACCAGGAGCTCGCCGCCCAGGTGACGCTCATCCTCGAACAGTCCTCGCCCGACGAGCACCACGCGCACGGCCACGACTTCGACTCGCGCGTCGTGTGCGCCGTGGAGCCCTTCGGGTTCGACCCGCCCGACGCGACCTCCCTCGTCGAGGTGAAGTGGGTCTACGCCCGCCACATGTGCGCGGTCACCGGCGCGGGCACCGACTGGGCCACCTCCGTACGGGCCTCGGGCCCGATCGCGGTGCGCGTCGGCATCCCTCCCCTGGTGCGGGTGCCGGAGCCGGGCGCCGGCTATCCGGACCGGGTCAGGCGGCTCATCCCGGCCCGCTACCACGAGGCGGCCTTCGCCGAGTTCCAGGACGAATCCGCCATCGACGCCGCCCGCGAGCGCTTCACCGAGGCCGTTAAGACCCAAGCCAAGTAATACAACGGACGCGGCCGAGTGGAGGTTTCGGCCGCGTCCGTCCCATCCGGGCGGGATGGTGTCGTGGGGCAGGGATGTTGTTTCGCCTCACCTCCTCATACGCTGCAGTACGACGGGCGGTTCAGTTGGCACATGTGTAGCCGGACGGCACGGACGTGTTGCCGCTCGGCCGGCTCGCCTGCACCCCGAAGCTCGTGCCGGCGTTGGGCGCGAGTGTGCCGTTGTAGCTCAGGTTCTTGGCCGTCACGGTCTGGCCGCTGACCGTCACCGTGGCGTTCCAGGAGCCGGTGAGCGTGTGGCCGGCCGGCAGCGTGAAGGTCACCGTCCAGCTCGACTTGGTGGAGGTGCTGGTGTTGGTCACGGTCACGGGCTGCACCACGTACCCGGTGCTCCACTGGCTCTGCACGGTGCCGGTGGCCGTGCAGCCGCCGCCGGTGCCGCCGCCGCTGAGCGTGGTGAACGACGCCGTCGGCGACGCGGCGGACTGGTTGCCGGCCGCGTCCCTGGCCTTGACGTACACCTGGTACGCGGTCGCCGGCGACAGCCCGGTCAGGGCAATCGAGTTCGTCGCGGTCGAGCCGAGCGGGGTCCCGGTCGAGGTGTAGACGTCGTAGCCGGTCACGCCCACGTTGTCCGTGGAGGCCGTCCAGGACAGGTTCGCCCCCGACGAGGTGATGCCGGAGGCCGACGGGGTGCCGGGCGTGCTCGGCGGGGTCGGGTCGGTGGTGCCGCCGCCGTAGATCGAGGCCTGCTTGGAGGTGGCGGCGATGCCGTTGGCGCCGTTGAACAGCCGCCGGCCCCAATCGGTGAGCTGGGTGACGTCGAAGTTGGTGACCTGGTCGAGGTATTCGACGCCGCCGCCGTTGCCGCTCCACGACCAGCCCAGGTAGCCGAGGCCGCGGCTCACGGCCTGGGCCATGATCGTGTCCTCGTCCGGGTTGCCGTCGGAGTGGTTGAAGCCGAACTCGCCGACGACCAGCGGCAGTCCCGCGGTCTTGAACGCGTCCATGTACGCGTTGATCTCCGCGGCCGTGTCGAAGACGCCGTACATGTGGATGGAGAAGATCGTGTTCTTGGCCGGGTCGCTGTCGAAGACCGCCCGCGCGTTGTCGCGCATGCCGAACTGCCAGTCCTGACCCCAGTTGGGCGCGTCCACCATCAGCGCGTGCTGGAAGCCGTTGCTGCGCAGCTTCTGGATCGCGGCCGTGGTGGCGGCGGCCCAGCCCGGGGTGACGGCGTTGTTGCCGATCGGCTCGTTGCCGATGTTGACGATGACGTAGTCCTCCTGGCCGACCAGGGCGGACTTGACGCTGATCCAGTAGTTGGCGGCCTGGTCGAGGGTGTAGGCGCCGCTCTGCTCGCCGTACCCGGTGGTGTCGTGGTTCTCCAGCACGCAGATGAGCTTGTTCTGCTTGCAGAGGGAGACGACGTTGGCCACGTCGGAGACGCTGTTGGGGGTCCAACGGCCGCCGCTCAGCACGACCCGCACGGTGTTGGCCTTCAGCGACTTGATGTCCGCGAACGCCTTGGTCTGCGTCGCGTACCACGTGTGCGCGTGGCTGGTGCCGCGCATGACGAACTCCTGACCGCTGGCCTCGACGATCTTCGTGCCGCTCACGTGGATGCCGACGGCGGCGTCCGCGGGGGCGACGGGGGCGACGAAGAAGGCGAGGAGGCAGGCCAGCGCGGTGATCAGTGGTCTCATGTGCTGCCTTTCACTGAGCTGTGGAACCGCCCCCGCCGCTACTGCGGCGGGGGCGGAGTCTTCACTCAGGCGGGAGTGCAGGTGATCGGGTCGGGGACGGTGGGTGTGCCGTTGGCGATGAAGCCGAACGTGGTGGTGGCGCCCGGGGCGAGCGCCCCGTTGTACGCCTCGTTCTTGACGGTGACGCCGGACCCCGACTGGGTGTGCTTGCCGCCCCAGAGCTGGGTGATCTGGTTCGCCGACGTCCAGGCGACCGTCCATCCGGTGGTCGCCGAGGTGCCGTTGTTCTTCACCGTCACCTCGGCCTGGAAGGCGCCGCCCCACGAGCTCGTCACCTTGTACGTCGCCGCGCACCCGCCGGTGGGCGGCGGCGTCGTGTTCGTCGTGGTGAACGCGGTGCCGTCGGACGACGCCGAGGCGTTGCCCGCCGCGTCCCGCGCCACCACGGAGGCGGTGTAGGAGGTGCCAGGGGTGAGCCCGCTCAGGCTGAAGGACGCGCTCGGGGCCGTGCCTACCTTTTGGGACCCCAGGTAGACGTCATAGCCGCTCACGCCCACGTTGTCCGTGGAGGCGGTCCAGCTCAGCTTCGCCGTCGAGCCCGTGATCTCGGAGACCGCGGGCTTGCCCGGCTTGCTGGGCGCTGTCGTGTCCTGCTCCTCCGGACCCGGGGGCTCACCCCAGATCTTGGTCGCGCCGCTGTAGAGAGTGATGTTCCCGGTGCGCACCGGCGTCGCGCCGGGCGTGGTGGGGATGTTCCGGTACGACCAGTCGTTCGCCGGGTCCCACGTGCCCGCGCTGGCGATCCTGAACTGCACCTCCCTGCGGTGCTGCGACTGCCCGGCCGGGGCGATGGCCTGCCCGGAGCAGTCGATGTTCACGTAGTACGTGGTGCCGCCCGCCTGGTGCAGCGTGGGCGCCTTGCACTGCGTGTAGGCCGACGACACGGTGATCTGCGAGGCCGTCGTCGTGCCGTCGAGCGTGAAGTAGTAGCGGAACGAGCCGTCGGACAGGACCCTGGCGGGCCAGGCCGACTGGTTGCGGACGATGGCCTTGATCTCCGTGAAGCCGGTGCCCGAGGCGTTCACGCCCGCCTCGACGAAGAGCTCGGGGCCGTCCGGGGTCTCCGCCACCGGGAAGTTCCCCGCGGGCGCGCCGCCGTACTCCTTGTAGAGCCGGGCCAGCGCGCTGGTGAAGCCGGCGTTGTAGTCGGTGGCGACCTCGTTCATGACGTAGTCGTCGCGCTTGTCGGTGTAGGCGTCGTTCGGGTCGGGCGGTCCGCCGACGAGCGCGCCGTACAGGGTGTGGCGGGTCTGCTCGGGGTTGGTGATCTGGTCGGTCCACGAGCCGTGCGCCGTGCGGTGATGCGGGTTCTTGGGCGGGTTGGCGCCGAACCCGATCAGGTACGAGGAGTTGCGCGGGTTGTCACCGAGCGCGTAGTTGATCTGCCGGACCGCGAAGTCGTGGTAGCGGGCCTTGCGCGTGGCGTCGGTGATGGTGTCGCTGTGCACGAGCGCCGCGAACGAGGTGTTGGCCGCGTACCGCAGCGAGCCCCACCGGTCGAGCACGGCCTGGCCACCCGGCGAGTACGCCACCTTCGCGCCGTTCACGCCGACCGTCCACCAGTCGAGCCAGCGGTTGGCGTCGTCCAGGTAGCGCTGCTTGCCGGTCAGCTTGTACAGCAGCACGTACGCGCCGTACGACTTGTCGTCCCACGCGATCGTCCACTTGTATGACTTTGTGGTGGTCTGCGGCTCGTTGCCGAGGTTGTCGTACCCGGTCTCGGCCTTGGCCAGGTAGGCGGCGTCGTTCGTGGCCCGGTAGAGCCAGATCGCGCCCCACACCAGCTCGTCGTTGTAGCCGCTCCACGAGTTGTAGTAGCCCTGCGCGTCGGTGATGCAGTCGCTGTACTTCTTCCTGACCGTGTCGGCGAAGGAGTACAGCTGCTTGGCGTGCGTCAGCAGCGTGTCAGCATAAGTCGGATTTGTCGGGCGGAAGACGATCGAGGAGGCGGCCATCGCCGCCGCCGTCTCGCCCGCCAGGTCCGACCCGCCGCACGACGCGTCGATCTTGTACGCGGGCCGCGACATCTGCATGGCCTCGGCCGGGCCCC
This region includes:
- a CDS encoding serine/threonine-protein kinase — encoded protein: MSRLEPGDILARRYLLLDPLARGGMSVIWRAFDQSLHRMIAVKVLTASLHAGGGERISARSEARAAARFIHPDSIDIYDYGETVTTNGGVAAYVVMPLLDGTPLAERIEQGPLPWTEAAAIALRLARVLMAGHARGLVHRDVTAENVLLTADGPKLLDFGIAAWAGDPDDGRGTPPYVAPERLLGAPTHPAVDVYALGVLLHTMLTGRTPYPETTWEEIEAARRTYPPPRVAGVPYSLASLCQRCLADRPDRRPTAAEIVSALTSALGAASLGRHVRRGLTVAGSAAVALSALLWFQQTGLQQQPPPRPQPEVAVRTSPTAKLLESTPASAISVEQAVDGFNTVLEARTPCGATDADVVLDLKQVLRGAVGPHGPTVSRTDNLRQKLSVRFGEGRLAPACLSELQARLDDIDAALDRD
- a CDS encoding lytic polysaccharide monooxygenase; protein product: MRLFKSAAITAVMVLITSVLMVPTQALAHGVSMFPAARTFLCWQDGLRENGQIIPYNPACAAAVAQSGTTPLYNWFAVLRSDGGGRTTGFIPDGQLCSGGTGGPYDFSAYNAVRSDWPLTHLTSGATIQMRHSNWAKHPGAFNYYITKNGWNPNGPLKWSDLEPFGSATNPPDTGPAGALNYYYWNAQLPSGKTGRHIIYTMWVRSDSNENFYSCSDVVFDGGNGEVTGVGPGQSTPTATPTVTPTVTPTANPGACTATWKATDTGWAGHFQGEVTVKNTSASSINGWTVKWAYSGGQGFDGSPWNGVLSGQPPNVAVKNAAYNGQLAPNATTTFGFNATGSIPNPAPALTCTSP
- a CDS encoding glycoside hydrolase family 9 protein, whose amino-acid sequence is MRKALIAVASLVLPLISMGAGPAAHAAAPAFAYGEALQKSLWFYEAQQSGDLPSWNRVGWRGDSGMNDGKDVGVDLTGGWYDAGDHVKFGFPMAFSTTMLAWGAVEYRDAYASSGQLTHLLNNLKFVNDYFIKAHPSANVLYGQVGNGGTDHAWWGPAEAMQMSRPAYKIDASCGGSDLAGETAAAMAASSIVFRPTNPTYADTLLTHAKQLYSFADTVRKKYSDCITDAQGYYNSWSGYNDELVWGAIWLYRATNDAAYLAKAETGYDNLGNEPQTTTKSYKWTIAWDDKSYGAYVLLYKLTGKQRYLDDANRWLDWWTVGVNGAKVAYSPGGQAVLDRWGSLRYAANTSFAALVHSDTITDATRKARYHDFAVRQINYALGDNPRNSSYLIGFGANPPKNPHHRTAHGSWTDQITNPEQTRHTLYGALVGGPPDPNDAYTDKRDDYVMNEVATDYNAGFTSALARLYKEYGGAPAGNFPVAETPDGPELFVEAGVNASGTGFTEIKAIVRNQSAWPARVLSDGSFRYYFTLDGTTTASQITVSSAYTQCKAPTLHQAGGTTYYVNIDCSGQAIAPAGQSQHRREVQFRIASAGTWDPANDWSYRNIPTTPGATPVRTGNITLYSGATKIWGEPPGPEEQDTTAPSKPGKPAVSEITGSTAKLSWTASTDNVGVSGYDVYLGSQKVGTAPSASFSLSGLTPGTSYTASVVARDAAGNASASSDGTAFTTTNTTPPPTGGCAATYKVTSSWGGAFQAEVTVKNNGTSATTGWTVAWTSANQITQLWGGKHTQSGSGVTVKNEAYNGALAPGATTTFGFIANGTPTVPDPITCTPA
- a CDS encoding cellulase family glycosylhydrolase gives rise to the protein MRPLITALACLLAFFVAPVAPADAAVGIHVSGTKIVEASGQEFVMRGTSHAHTWYATQTKAFADIKSLKANTVRVVLSGGRWTPNSVSDVANVVSLCKQNKLICVLENHDTTGYGEQSGAYTLDQAANYWISVKSALVGQEDYVIVNIGNEPIGNNAVTPGWAAATTAAIQKLRSNGFQHALMVDAPNWGQDWQFGMRDNARAVFDSDPAKNTIFSIHMYGVFDTAAEINAYMDAFKTAGLPLVVGEFGFNHSDGNPDEDTIMAQAVSRGLGYLGWSWSGNGGGVEYLDQVTNFDVTQLTDWGRRLFNGANGIAATSKQASIYGGGTTDPTPPSTPGTPSASGITSSGANLSWTASTDNVGVTGYDVYTSTGTPLGSTATNSIALTGLSPATAYQVYVKARDAAGNQSAASPTASFTTLSGGGTGGGCTATGTVQSQWSTGYVVQPVTVTNTSTSTKSSWTVTFTLPAGHTLTGSWNATVTVSGQTVTAKNLSYNGTLAPNAGTSFGVQASRPSGNTSVPSGYTCAN